The Cystobacter fuscus DSM 2262 genome includes a region encoding these proteins:
- a CDS encoding cytochrome c oxidase subunit 3 family protein — translation MQSSSTAPAHSAPGVPPVPTVAAHFASLDVQQHAARLGMWLFLATEILLFAGLFVCYANYRFMFPDGFAAASRHLNLTLGTVNTLVLITSSFTAAMAVHYAKEAKNKQVVVMFILTILMALGFLVIKYFEYSHKIHVGQLPGPYFTDTEPSLQVPGVPMYFTIYFLSTGLHGFHVIIGMIVLAWVGFKANRNEFSARNYTAVELGSMYWHLVDLVWIFLFPMLYLI, via the coding sequence ATGCAGTCTAGTTCCACCGCCCCGGCGCACTCCGCGCCCGGGGTGCCCCCCGTGCCGACCGTCGCCGCCCACTTCGCCTCGCTCGACGTGCAGCAGCACGCGGCGCGGCTGGGCATGTGGCTGTTCCTCGCCACGGAAATCCTGCTCTTCGCCGGTCTGTTCGTGTGCTACGCGAACTACCGCTTCATGTTCCCCGACGGGTTCGCGGCGGCCAGCCGTCACCTGAACCTCACGCTGGGCACCGTCAACACCCTGGTGCTCATCACCTCGTCGTTCACCGCCGCCATGGCGGTGCACTACGCCAAGGAGGCGAAGAACAAGCAGGTGGTGGTGATGTTCATCCTCACCATCCTCATGGCGCTCGGCTTCCTCGTCATCAAGTACTTCGAGTACTCGCACAAGATCCACGTGGGGCAGCTGCCCGGGCCGTACTTCACGGATACGGAGCCGTCGCTGCAGGTGCCCGGCGTGCCGATGTACTTCACCATCTACTTCCTCTCGACGGGCCTGCACGGCTTCCACGTCATCATCGGAATGATCGTGCTGGCGTGGGTGGGCTTCAAGGCGAACCGCAACGAGTTCAGCGCCCGGAACTACACCGCCGTCGAGCTGGGCAGCATGTACTGGCACCTCGTCGACCTGGTGTGGATCTTCCTCTTCCCCATGCTGTACCTCATCTAA
- a CDS encoding DUF790 family protein — MLTRELLLFRTRDAKLRPTFVRRDEPALLALADELIASVEAGRGHSRDEVEETLALRAGAHARPKVARGLVKLLVDRMRFDEPAEGAVEARAAAFREAARVRLALPAGASVEHYEERLAALLPKPLPELREALYADLPGHRALLDWEALGPAELLDRYNLALAQGPLFDARRLTLRARAPELLRVRKVLRWLKFCRLVAEVRREGEDWILEVEGPGAMLSLQKKYGLQLASFLSVVPVLTRWQLTAALETPRRRVTLVLDEKDPLVSPHGSALGHIPPEVASLAEGFEDAEWELDLLPLPRNVGATGLCVPDVTFRHRQTRREVALELFHAWHAGPLARRLEELRSRPDEGLLLGVDRALAKGTQERETLEAHPQVVLFHGFPSAKKLRARLSP; from the coding sequence ATGCTGACGCGCGAGCTGCTCCTCTTCCGCACGAGGGACGCGAAGCTGCGGCCTACCTTCGTCCGGCGCGACGAGCCGGCGCTGCTCGCGCTCGCGGACGAGCTCATCGCCAGCGTGGAGGCGGGGCGGGGCCACTCGCGCGACGAGGTGGAGGAGACCCTGGCGCTGCGGGCCGGCGCCCATGCGCGCCCCAAGGTGGCGCGGGGACTCGTGAAGCTGCTGGTGGACCGGATGCGCTTCGACGAGCCCGCCGAGGGGGCCGTGGAGGCGCGCGCGGCGGCCTTCCGGGAAGCGGCCCGGGTGCGGCTCGCCCTGCCCGCGGGCGCCTCCGTGGAGCACTACGAGGAGCGGCTCGCCGCGCTGCTGCCCAAGCCCCTGCCCGAGCTGCGCGAGGCCCTCTATGCCGACCTCCCAGGTCACCGCGCCCTGCTGGACTGGGAGGCGCTCGGCCCCGCGGAGCTGTTGGATCGCTACAACCTCGCGCTCGCCCAGGGCCCGCTGTTCGACGCGCGGCGGCTGACACTGCGGGCGCGGGCGCCGGAGCTGCTGCGGGTGCGCAAGGTGCTGCGCTGGCTCAAGTTCTGCCGGCTCGTGGCCGAGGTGCGGCGCGAGGGCGAGGACTGGATATTGGAGGTGGAGGGCCCAGGTGCCATGCTGTCGCTGCAGAAGAAGTACGGACTGCAGCTGGCGAGCTTCCTGTCGGTGGTGCCGGTGCTCACCCGCTGGCAGCTCACCGCCGCCCTTGAAACGCCCCGGCGCCGGGTGACGCTCGTGCTCGACGAGAAGGACCCCCTCGTGTCACCTCATGGGTCCGCGCTCGGACACATCCCCCCGGAGGTGGCATCGCTCGCCGAGGGCTTCGAGGACGCGGAGTGGGAGTTGGACCTGCTGCCCCTGCCACGCAACGTGGGAGCCACGGGCCTGTGTGTACCGGATGTCACCTTCCGCCACCGCCAGACGCGGCGCGAGGTGGCGCTGGAACTCTTCCATGCCTGGCACGCGGGCCCGCTGGCGCGGAGGTTGGAGGAGTTGCGCTCGCGGCCAGATGAGGGATTGTTGCTGGGAGTAGACCGAGCGCTCGCCAAGGGAACCCAGGAGCGCGAGACACTGGAGGCACACCCACAGGTGGTGCTCTTCCATGGTTTTCCATCGGCGAAGAAACTGCGCGCGAGGCTCTCCCCGTGA
- a CDS encoding helix-turn-helix transcriptional regulator → MAKKLATRLGECARAARQRLNLTQEDVAERVGIATEVYGRLERGNMLPSVPTFRKLCAVLSLSADEALGLASAEGPASWTPPAPPPEASEPAELRRLMRRARQLDRNSLRVLSLVAAHLGQKHG, encoded by the coding sequence ATGGCAAAAAAGCTGGCAACCAGGCTGGGAGAGTGCGCGCGCGCAGCCCGGCAGCGCCTCAACCTCACACAGGAAGACGTGGCGGAGCGAGTCGGCATCGCCACGGAGGTGTACGGGCGCCTGGAGCGGGGAAACATGCTTCCGAGCGTCCCCACCTTCCGCAAGCTGTGTGCCGTGCTGTCCCTGTCCGCCGACGAGGCCCTGGGCTTGGCCTCCGCCGAGGGTCCCGCCTCCTGGACACCTCCCGCGCCGCCTCCCGAGGCCAGTGAGCCCGCGGAGCTGCGCCGCCTCATGCGGCGTGCCCGCCAGTTGGATCGCAACTCGCTGCGCGTGCTGAGCCTGGTGGCCGCGCACCTGGGGCAGAAGCACGGGTAG
- a CDS encoding cytochrome C oxidase subunit IV family protein has translation MSSIANESSKEAQNMHEEHHGGAAKYAIIWLALMVLTVVTVVTGKIHLPNWGLALALIIASVKGALVALYFMHLADHQGANRVVFVTSMVFVVLLLLFTLFDIGTRFRPTLAASGTPVAWPVQTGQSMPYNTTGTNEAPERRSHE, from the coding sequence ATGTCCTCGATAGCCAATGAGTCATCCAAGGAAGCGCAGAACATGCATGAGGAGCACCACGGTGGCGCGGCCAAGTACGCCATCATCTGGCTGGCGCTCATGGTGCTCACCGTCGTCACCGTCGTCACCGGCAAGATCCACCTGCCCAACTGGGGTCTGGCGCTCGCGCTCATCATCGCCTCGGTGAAGGGCGCGCTCGTGGCGCTGTACTTCATGCACCTGGCGGATCACCAGGGCGCCAACCGGGTCGTGTTCGTCACGTCCATGGTGTTCGTGGTGCTGCTGCTGCTCTTCACCCTCTTCGACATCGGCACGCGCTTCCGGCCCACGCTGGCCGCCAGCGGCACGCCGGTGGCCTGGCCGGTGCAAACGGGCCAGTCCATGCCCTACAACACCACGGGCACGAACGAGGCCCCCGAGCGGCGCTCGCACGAGTAG
- a CDS encoding YkgJ family cysteine cluster protein: protein MDCTRCGACCVAPDIAALDKPLGLRCPHLGADNLCTVYERRPQVCRDYQPDAVCRLIEAPTLEERVHKYLALFELTAEADDVRQRGCYSMRHARRG, encoded by the coding sequence ATGGACTGCACCCGCTGTGGCGCCTGCTGCGTGGCGCCCGACATCGCCGCGCTCGACAAGCCCCTGGGCCTGCGCTGCCCGCACCTCGGCGCCGACAACCTGTGCACCGTCTACGAGCGGCGCCCCCAGGTGTGCCGCGACTACCAGCCCGACGCGGTGTGCCGCCTCATCGAGGCCCCCACGCTCGAGGAGCGCGTGCACAAATACCTCGCCCTCTTCGAGCTGACGGCCGAGGCCGACGACGTGCGCCAGCGCGGTTGTTACTCGATGCGTCACGCCCGCCGCGGGTGA
- a CDS encoding cbb3-type cytochrome c oxidase subunit I: MSPSSSSIAAEPGAVPAPGGEHHDHHPSYLVDGTTVKSWLLTLDHKRIGVMYLIWVLLFFLVGGIYAMVVRLELLTPGPTIVDAMTYNRAFTMHGVVMIFLFMIPAIPGAFGNFMLPLMLGAKDVAFPRLNLLSLYLLLSGAAIAIWGMLNGGMDTGWTFYTPYSTHTTTTVAPILFGAFIIGFSSIATGLNFIVTTHTMRAPGITWFRMPLFVWAMYATACIQVLATPVLGLVLLLVVGEQLFQFGIFDPARGGDPVLFQHLFWFYSHPAVYIMVLPAFGVMSEIVAAYSRKNIFGYRAVAFSSLGIAFVGFFAWGHHMFVSGQSTFNAGVFAVLTMLVGVFTAIKVFNWVGTVYKGAVDFKTPFAYFCGFLYFTVFGGMTGVAFATASLDVPWHDTYFVVAHFHFIMVGATIMAFMAALHYWFPKMFGKTYHEGWGLVSAALIILGFNATFIPQFLLGNAGMPRRYYEYPERFQTLNVASTTGASLLALGFLITAIYLTYSLVYGEKASANPWNSRGYEWLTESPPPTHNFIGPQPVYTEEPHFYVDREKAEVPDAV; the protein is encoded by the coding sequence ATGAGCCCATCCAGCAGTAGCATCGCAGCCGAACCGGGCGCCGTGCCCGCGCCGGGTGGTGAGCATCACGATCACCACCCGAGCTACCTCGTCGATGGCACCACGGTGAAGTCGTGGCTGCTGACGCTCGACCACAAGCGCATCGGGGTGATGTACCTCATCTGGGTCCTGCTCTTCTTCCTCGTGGGCGGCATCTACGCGATGGTGGTCCGCCTGGAGCTGTTGACGCCGGGGCCGACCATCGTCGACGCGATGACGTACAACCGCGCCTTCACCATGCACGGCGTGGTGATGATCTTCCTGTTCATGATTCCGGCCATCCCCGGCGCCTTCGGCAACTTCATGCTGCCCTTGATGCTGGGCGCCAAGGACGTGGCCTTCCCGCGGCTCAACCTGCTGTCGCTCTACCTGCTACTGTCCGGCGCGGCGATCGCCATCTGGGGCATGCTCAACGGCGGCATGGACACGGGCTGGACGTTCTACACGCCCTACAGCACGCACACGACGACGACGGTGGCGCCCATCCTGTTCGGCGCGTTCATCATCGGCTTCAGCTCCATCGCCACGGGCCTCAACTTCATCGTCACCACGCACACCATGCGCGCCCCGGGCATCACCTGGTTCCGCATGCCGCTGTTCGTGTGGGCCATGTACGCCACCGCGTGCATCCAGGTGCTGGCGACGCCGGTGCTCGGCCTCGTGCTGCTGCTGGTGGTGGGTGAGCAGCTCTTCCAGTTCGGCATCTTCGATCCGGCGCGCGGCGGAGACCCGGTGCTCTTCCAGCACCTGTTCTGGTTCTACTCGCACCCGGCCGTGTACATCATGGTGCTGCCTGCCTTCGGCGTGATGAGCGAGATCGTGGCCGCCTACAGCCGCAAGAACATCTTCGGCTACCGCGCGGTGGCGTTCTCGTCGCTGGGCATCGCCTTCGTGGGCTTCTTCGCCTGGGGCCACCACATGTTCGTGTCGGGCCAGTCCACGTTCAACGCGGGCGTGTTCGCGGTGCTGACGATGCTGGTGGGCGTGTTCACCGCCATCAAGGTCTTCAACTGGGTGGGCACCGTCTACAAGGGCGCGGTCGACTTCAAGACGCCCTTCGCCTACTTCTGCGGCTTCCTCTACTTCACCGTGTTCGGCGGCATGACGGGCGTGGCGTTCGCCACGGCATCCCTGGACGTGCCCTGGCACGACACCTACTTCGTGGTGGCGCACTTCCACTTCATCATGGTGGGCGCGACCATCATGGCCTTCATGGCGGCGCTCCACTACTGGTTCCCGAAGATGTTCGGGAAGACGTACCACGAGGGGTGGGGCCTGGTGTCTGCGGCGCTCATCATCCTGGGCTTCAACGCCACGTTCATCCCCCAGTTCCTCCTGGGCAACGCGGGCATGCCGCGGCGCTACTACGAGTACCCGGAGCGCTTCCAGACGCTCAACGTGGCCTCCACGACGGGTGCGTCGCTCCTGGCGCTCGGCTTCCTCATCACGGCCATCTACCTCACCTACTCCCTGGTGTACGGTGAGAAGGCCTCCGCCAATCCGTGGAACAGCCGCGGCTACGAGTGGCTGACCGAGTCCCCTCCCCCCACCCACAACTTCATTGGTCCGCAGCCCGTCTACACGGAAGAGCCGCACTTCTACGTGGACCGCGAGAAGGCCGAGGTGCCCGATGCAGTCTAG
- a CDS encoding MbtH family protein translates to MSDTEDTTVYKVVVNHEEQYSIWPADRELPLGWKEAGKQGQKAECLEYIKEVWTDMRPLSLRKKMEEAAKKS, encoded by the coding sequence ATGAGCGACACCGAAGACACCACCGTCTACAAGGTCGTGGTCAACCACGAGGAGCAGTACTCCATCTGGCCCGCGGACCGCGAGCTTCCCCTGGGTTGGAAGGAGGCCGGCAAGCAGGGGCAGAAGGCCGAGTGCCTCGAGTACATCAAGGAGGTGTGGACGGACATGCGCCCCTTGAGCCTGCGCAAGAAGATGGAAGAGGCGGCCAAGAAGTCCTGA
- a CDS encoding DEAD/DEAH box helicase: protein MATELHFDCGTLVAPTLPDDGALRALFQRDARTGVYRSEARHYRRVVLRLRELGEAYEDRARRFEPLEVDLTAPVEPFPHQKAALEAWLKAGGRGLVELPTGAGKTLLAVLAIVQVKRPTLVVVPTLDLMTQWQGVLSRHLGQTVGMLGGGVSDRQPLTVTTYDSAAMQTEFHGNRFGLLVCDECHHLPAPSYRFIAEGSLAPYRLGLTATLERTDGGERVCEELLGPLVHRTDIRELQGRFLAPYEVRRIEVPLTPEEQTRHDEARKLYLGFIRQRGIRFDVPEGWARFLAESQRTEEGRAAYRAYREQRRIALTSSAKLDVLWRVLLEHREDRTLVFTDDNETVYTLARRLLLPALTHHTPVPERKALLAAFSSGELPVLLTSRVLNEGVDVPEARVGVVLSGSGSVREHVQRLGRILRQRPGKRALLYEVCSAQTAESSISERRRQHRAYQEEGGEAC, encoded by the coding sequence ATGGCGACCGAACTCCACTTCGACTGCGGCACCCTGGTGGCGCCCACCCTGCCGGACGATGGCGCCCTGCGCGCCCTGTTCCAGCGGGATGCGCGCACGGGTGTGTACCGGAGCGAGGCGCGGCACTACCGGCGGGTGGTGTTGCGGCTGCGCGAGCTGGGCGAGGCGTACGAGGACCGGGCCCGGCGCTTCGAGCCGCTGGAGGTGGACCTGACGGCCCCGGTAGAGCCGTTCCCCCACCAGAAGGCCGCGCTGGAGGCCTGGCTGAAGGCCGGAGGGCGCGGACTGGTGGAGCTGCCCACCGGGGCGGGCAAGACGCTGCTGGCGGTGCTCGCCATCGTCCAGGTGAAGCGGCCCACGCTGGTGGTCGTCCCCACGTTGGATTTGATGACGCAGTGGCAGGGGGTGCTGTCGCGGCACCTGGGCCAGACGGTGGGCATGCTGGGCGGCGGGGTGAGTGATCGGCAACCGCTCACGGTGACGACGTACGACTCCGCGGCGATGCAGACGGAGTTCCACGGCAACCGCTTCGGGCTGCTCGTGTGCGACGAGTGCCACCACCTGCCCGCGCCGAGCTACCGCTTCATCGCCGAGGGCTCGCTCGCGCCCTACCGGCTGGGCCTCACCGCCACCCTGGAGCGCACCGATGGGGGCGAGCGCGTGTGCGAGGAGCTGCTCGGGCCGCTGGTGCACCGCACCGACATCCGCGAGCTGCAGGGGCGATTCCTCGCCCCCTACGAGGTGCGCCGGATTGAAGTCCCCCTCACGCCCGAGGAGCAGACGCGGCACGACGAGGCGCGCAAGCTCTACCTCGGCTTCATCCGCCAGCGCGGCATCCGCTTCGACGTGCCCGAGGGCTGGGCGCGCTTCCTCGCGGAGAGCCAGCGCACCGAGGAGGGCCGCGCCGCCTACCGGGCCTACCGCGAGCAGCGCCGCATCGCGCTCACCTCCAGCGCGAAGCTGGACGTGCTCTGGCGCGTGCTGCTCGAGCACCGCGAGGATCGCACGCTCGTCTTCACCGACGACAACGAGACCGTGTACACGCTGGCGCGGCGGCTGCTGCTGCCCGCGCTCACGCACCACACGCCCGTGCCCGAGCGCAAGGCGCTGCTCGCCGCGTTCTCGAGCGGAGAGCTGCCCGTGCTGCTCACCTCGCGCGTGCTCAACGAGGGCGTGGACGTCCCGGAGGCGCGCGTGGGCGTGGTGCTCAGCGGCAGTGGCAGCGTGCGCGAGCACGTGCAGCGCCTGGGCCGCATCCTGCGCCAGCGCCCCGGCAAGCGCGCCCTGCTGTACGAGGTGTGCTCGGCGCAGACGGCCGAGTCCTCCATCAGCGAGCGGCGGCGCCAGCACCGCGCCTACCAGGAGGAAGGGGGCGAGGCATGCTGA
- a CDS encoding response regulator, which translates to MTADATPSYLFVDEDPLQLSALRRLLRDVPGTKRSATSAEEALRMAEEEPPSVVIAAYILPGMDGLSLIAALRSRTPGVLCGLHTTQLPGRDIIPPGITILLKPCPPERLRAFLLSGSGGTPK; encoded by the coding sequence ATGACCGCGGACGCCACGCCCTCCTATCTCTTCGTCGACGAGGATCCGCTCCAGCTCTCCGCGCTGCGCCGGCTCCTGCGGGACGTGCCCGGCACCAAGCGCTCGGCGACGAGCGCGGAGGAGGCGCTGCGCATGGCGGAGGAGGAGCCTCCCTCGGTCGTCATCGCCGCGTACATCCTGCCCGGTATGGATGGGTTGTCATTGATCGCGGCCTTGAGGAGCCGCACGCCTGGGGTGCTCTGCGGTCTGCACACCACGCAGCTGCCGGGACGCGACATCATTCCGCCCGGCATCACCATCCTGCTCAAGCCCTGTCCTCCGGAGCGCCTGCGGGCCTTCCTGTTGTCGGGCTCGGGCGGCACGCCGAAGTGA
- a CDS encoding YheT family hydrolase, producing MSFQPTEPFAPARFLASPHAQTIYASLVRPTHAPPLKRERWELPDGDFVNLDSFDGPPGAPHLVALHGLEGSSRSGYMNVTLTGAQQLGWGATALNFRSCGGETNRLARSYHSGDIEDALSVMRHLRQRHTGPLYAVGFSLGANVLLRLLEDTGDDAPVDAAAAVSAPYDLSICSKAIDGPGPFQKLYRDRFLRTLKQKAREKLRLFPGAFDGEALERALTLRAFDDAVTAPLHGFRDAAHYYEVSSSGPQLHAIRRPTLLLSAEDDPIIPASTIPKDVSGNPHLHRVVTAQGGHVGFVAGGALTPRFWGEAQVLAFLSARK from the coding sequence GTGTCCTTCCAACCCACCGAGCCCTTCGCTCCCGCGCGCTTCCTCGCGTCCCCCCACGCGCAGACCATCTACGCCTCGCTCGTGCGCCCCACGCACGCCCCGCCCCTCAAGCGCGAGCGCTGGGAGCTGCCCGATGGGGACTTCGTCAACCTCGACTCCTTCGACGGGCCCCCGGGCGCCCCCCACCTCGTGGCCCTGCATGGCCTGGAGGGCTCCTCGCGCTCGGGCTACATGAACGTCACCCTCACCGGTGCCCAGCAGCTCGGTTGGGGCGCCACCGCCCTCAACTTCCGCTCCTGCGGCGGGGAGACCAACCGGCTCGCGCGCTCCTACCACTCGGGTGACATCGAGGACGCGCTGTCGGTGATGCGGCACCTGCGCCAGCGCCACACCGGCCCGCTCTACGCGGTGGGCTTCTCGCTCGGCGCCAACGTGCTCTTGCGGCTGCTCGAGGACACCGGGGACGACGCGCCCGTGGACGCCGCCGCCGCCGTGAGCGCGCCCTACGACTTGAGCATCTGCTCGAAGGCGATCGACGGGCCCGGGCCCTTCCAGAAGCTCTACCGCGACCGCTTCCTGCGCACCCTCAAGCAGAAGGCCCGCGAGAAGCTGCGCCTGTTCCCCGGCGCCTTCGACGGCGAGGCCCTGGAGCGCGCCCTCACCCTGCGCGCCTTCGACGACGCCGTCACCGCGCCGCTGCATGGCTTCCGCGACGCGGCCCACTACTACGAGGTGTCCTCTTCCGGCCCCCAGCTCCACGCCATCCGCCGCCCCACCCTGCTCTTGAGCGCCGAGGATGATCCCATCATCCCCGCCTCGACGATTCCCAAGGACGTGTCCGGCAACCCCCACCTGCACCGCGTGGTGACCGCCCAGGGCGGCCACGTCGGCTTCGTCGCCGGCGGCGCCCTCACCCCCCGCTTCTGGGGTGAAGCCCAGGTGCTGGCCTTCCTGTCCGCGCGAAAATGA